A genome region from Panicum virgatum strain AP13 chromosome 4K, P.virgatum_v5, whole genome shotgun sequence includes the following:
- the LOC120702046 gene encoding protein ANTHESIS POMOTING FACTOR 1-like, whose translation MAAALSQLDDEIVHGMAIGAVFTDYAGKINCLDFHRKEDLLVTSSEDDSIRLYNITSATLLKTTYHRKHGADRVCFTHHPSSILCSSRYNLESAESLRYLSLYDNRCLRYFKGHKDRVVSLCMSPVNDSFMSGSLDHSVRIWDLHVNVCQVGYQSSANLSSQ comes from the exons ATGGCGGCGGCGTTATCGCAGCTGGACGACGAGATCGTCCACGGCATGGCCATCGGCGCGGTCTTCACTGATTAC GCCGGGAAGATAAACTGCCTCGACTTCCACCGCAAGGAGGATCTCCTCGTCACCTCCAGCGAGGACGACTCCATACGACTCTACAACATCACCAGCGCGAC GTTGCTAAAGACTACATATCATAGGAAACATGGTGCTGACCGTGTCTGTTTTACTCATCATCCGAGTTCTATCTTATGCTCATCAAGATACAATCTAGAGTCTGCAGAGTCACTCCGTTATCTGTCATTGTATGACAACCGTTGCTTAAGATACTTCAAAGGGCACAAAGACAG GGTTGTCTCATTATGTATGTCACCTGTCAATGATAGCTTTATGTCAGGATCACTTGATCACAGTGTCAGAATATGGGATCTTCATGTTAATGTTTGTCAGGTTGGCTACCAATCTTCAGCAAACTTGAGCTCACAATAG
- the LOC120702045 gene encoding uncharacterized protein LOC120702045, with product MPLVKIKRASDFTWGKEQHKAFDDLKQYLSSPPVLVPPQLDQPFMVYLSANEVSIGSVLIQEFQGKERVMFYLSKRLLNVETRYSEMERLCLCLYYTCTKLRHYLLNAETCVVCKADVIKHMRSAPILKGRLGK from the coding sequence ATGCCACTTGTAAAGATCAAAAGGGCCAGCGACTTCACCTGGGGGAAAGAGCAACATAAGGCATTCGATGATTTGAAGCAGTATCTTTCATCACCTCCCGTGTTGGTCCCACCACAGTTAGACCAACCATTCATGGTGTATCTGTCGGCCAATGAGGTATCCATCGGCTCGGTGCTGATCCAGGAATTCCAAGGAAAAGAGAGGGTCATGTTCTACCTCAGCAAACGCCTACTCAATGTAGAAACAAGGTACAGCGAGATGGAGCGCCTCTGCTTATGTTTGTACTACACCTGCACCAAGCTGCGACATTACCTGCTCAACGCGGAGACGTGTGTTGTCTGCAAAGCCGATGTCATCAAGCACATGCGATCGGCACCCATCCTCAAGGGGCGGCTTGGCAAGTAG